A genomic segment from Streptomyces sp. NBC_01233 encodes:
- a CDS encoding MFS transporter → MTTLMTLVPPHDRGRVMGNITLVISVAPALGPAVSGVLLQLGSWRLLFLAVLPIAGAMAIFGRRNLVNIGEPQAAPIDWMSVPLAAAGFGALVYGLSGLGAENAAQAPVPPEAITLAGAVLVGLFVWRQLALQRSSSPLLDLRALTFRHFSVALGLMCLSFMALMGAFILLPIYLQEVCGLTSLQTGLLLIPGGLTMGLLGPQVGKLYDRLGAPRLVVPGAALTALCLALFTLTGEQTSPWLVLALHVALSAGMAFVFTPVFTSGLSVLPPPLYPHGSAILGSLQQVAAAAGTALVISVMSGHAATAAADGADATGALATGIRWGFGIGAVLGALAVLVALLIRTPPAPQQPAASEAQDEEGTTMNKTAHTPT, encoded by the coding sequence ATGACGACGCTGATGACCCTCGTGCCCCCGCACGACCGCGGCCGTGTCATGGGCAACATCACCCTCGTCATCTCCGTCGCACCTGCCCTCGGCCCCGCCGTCTCCGGTGTGCTGCTGCAGCTGGGGTCATGGCGCCTGCTGTTCCTGGCCGTGCTTCCCATCGCCGGAGCCATGGCCATATTCGGTCGGCGCAACCTGGTCAACATCGGCGAGCCGCAGGCCGCCCCCATCGACTGGATGTCCGTCCCCCTGGCGGCAGCGGGCTTCGGCGCCCTGGTCTACGGCCTGAGCGGGCTCGGTGCCGAGAACGCGGCCCAGGCCCCCGTGCCCCCGGAGGCCATCACCCTGGCCGGCGCCGTGCTCGTAGGACTGTTCGTATGGCGACAACTGGCATTGCAGCGCTCGTCCAGCCCGCTGCTGGACCTGCGCGCACTGACGTTTCGTCACTTCTCCGTGGCGCTGGGCCTGATGTGCCTGTCCTTCATGGCCCTCATGGGTGCGTTCATCCTGCTGCCGATCTACCTGCAGGAGGTGTGCGGCCTGACCTCACTGCAGACCGGGCTGCTCCTCATCCCCGGCGGCCTGACCATGGGCCTGCTCGGACCACAGGTCGGCAAGCTCTACGACCGACTCGGCGCACCACGCCTGGTCGTACCCGGAGCCGCACTCACAGCGCTTTGCCTCGCGCTGTTCACCCTCACGGGCGAACAGACCTCGCCGTGGCTGGTGCTCGCCCTTCACGTGGCCCTGAGTGCGGGCATGGCGTTCGTCTTCACCCCCGTCTTCACCTCCGGCCTGTCCGTACTGCCGCCGCCCCTCTACCCCCACGGCTCCGCCATCCTGGGCTCGCTCCAACAGGTCGCGGCAGCCGCCGGCACCGCCCTGGTCATCAGTGTCATGTCGGGACACGCCGCCACGGCAGCAGCCGATGGCGCCGACGCCACCGGTGCCCTCGCCACGGGCATTCGGTGGGGATTCGGCATCGGCGCCGTGCTCGGCGCCCTGGCCGTGCTGGTCGCGTTACTGATCCGCACCCCGCCCGCTCCGCAACAGCCTGCTGCGTCGGAGGCCCAGGACGAAGAGGGCACCACGATGAACAAAACCGCCCACACACCCACCTGA
- a CDS encoding IS110 family transposase codes for MEESREDHDDGSVARVAAIDIAKASGMVCLRVPHDTIEGRRVQQVWTVASTTNAILELGDRLVCQGVQRVVMEATGSYWRPFFYLLEARGLECWLVNARDVKNVPGRPKTDKLDAVWLAKLAERGMVRASFVPPKPVRQLRDLTRTRTVFIQERTRHKHRVDKALQDAQIKLSDVVSDLFGLSGRAMLDVLAAGERNPRALADLAKGSLVKKKPALAEALTGQFEEHHGRLLGVLLGTIDHLTAQVRELDRLIADLMEQTRAPHDGTGTGPPRTDDTSTSSARDAVTARELAERLDAVPGIGPATAQIILAEIGLDMSRFPTPEHLVSWAKLCPRTIQSGAKNTTGPAGKGNPWLKGALGEAANAAARTDTFLGARYRRIVKRRGHAKALVAVARSILVITWHLINDPDARYQELGADWHQRHLNPARKTRDLVRQLQALGHQVTLAAPTTAA; via the coding sequence ATGGAGGAGTCCAGGGAGGACCACGACGACGGAAGTGTTGCCCGGGTCGCGGCGATCGACATCGCCAAGGCGTCCGGGATGGTGTGTCTGCGCGTCCCGCACGACACCATTGAAGGCCGGCGCGTCCAGCAGGTCTGGACGGTCGCGTCCACCACGAACGCGATCCTCGAGCTCGGCGACCGGCTGGTCTGCCAGGGTGTCCAGCGGGTGGTGATGGAGGCGACGGGCTCGTACTGGCGGCCCTTCTTCTACCTCTTGGAGGCCCGTGGCCTGGAATGTTGGCTGGTCAACGCCCGCGATGTGAAGAACGTCCCGGGCCGGCCGAAGACCGACAAGCTGGACGCGGTCTGGCTGGCCAAGCTCGCCGAACGCGGCATGGTCCGCGCTTCGTTCGTACCGCCCAAGCCGGTCCGGCAGCTACGGGACCTCACCCGCACCCGCACGGTCTTCATCCAGGAACGCACCCGGCACAAGCACCGGGTGGACAAGGCCCTGCAGGACGCGCAGATCAAGCTGTCCGACGTTGTCTCGGACCTCTTCGGCCTCTCCGGCCGGGCCATGCTCGACGTCCTGGCCGCCGGTGAACGCAACCCCCGAGCTCTGGCGGATCTCGCCAAGGGGAGCCTGGTGAAGAAGAAGCCGGCCCTGGCCGAGGCACTCACCGGGCAGTTCGAAGAACATCACGGCCGCCTGCTGGGAGTGTTGCTGGGCACCATCGACCACCTCACCGCGCAGGTCCGGGAACTCGACCGGCTGATCGCCGACCTCATGGAACAGACCAGGGCCCCGCACGACGGCACCGGAACCGGACCGCCCCGCACAGACGACACCAGCACGTCGTCAGCCCGTGACGCTGTGACCGCGCGGGAACTGGCCGAGCGTCTGGACGCGGTCCCCGGCATCGGACCGGCCACCGCCCAGATCATCCTCGCCGAGATCGGCTTGGACATGAGCCGCTTCCCCACCCCCGAGCACCTGGTCTCCTGGGCGAAGCTGTGCCCCCGCACGATCCAGTCCGGAGCGAAGAACACCACCGGCCCAGCCGGCAAAGGCAACCCCTGGCTCAAGGGCGCCCTCGGCGAGGCCGCCAACGCCGCCGCCCGCACCGACACCTTCCTCGGCGCCCGCTACCGCAGGATCGTCAAACGCCGCGGCCACGCCAAAGCCCTCGTCGCCGTCGCCCGCTCGATACTCGTCATCACCTGGCACCTGATCAACGACCCCGACGCCCGCTACCAGGAACTCGGCGCCGACTGGCACCAGCGACATCTCAACCCCGCCCGCAAGACCCGCGACCTCGTCCGCCAGCTCCAGGCCCTCGGCCACCAGGTCACCCTCGCCGCCCCCACTACTGCGGCCTGA
- the exaC gene encoding acetaldehyde dehydrogenase ExaC: MARYAAPGTEGALMSYASRYGHFIGGEYVEPALGRYFDDPSPVNGQPFTEVARGGAEDVERALDAAHAAAPAWGRTSITERSTILLRIADRMEQNLESLALAESWENGKPIRETLAADIPLAIDQFRYFAGALRAQEGALSQIDEDTVAYHFHEPLGVVGQIIPWNFPILMAVWKLAPALAAGNTVVLKPAEQTPASVHYWLSLVSDLLPAGVVNIVNGFGEEAGKPLASSPRVAKIAFTGETATGRLIMRYAAEHLKPVTLELGGKSPNLFFDDIWSTDDDLRDKALEGFAMFALNQGEVCTSPSRALIERGRYGDFLDAAVARTELIVPGHPLDTDTMIGAQASEEQLKKVLSYVEIGQQEGAKILTGGGLIDHGGDLAGGYYVQPTIFEGDNRMRIFQEEIFGPVVSVTSFQDFDDAVRIANDTAYGLGAGVWTRDINTAYRAGRAIQAGRVWTNCYHAYPAHAAFGGYKQSGIGRETHKMMLEHYQQTKNLLVSYSPKRLGLF, translated from the coding sequence ATGGCCCGTTACGCTGCGCCCGGTACCGAGGGGGCGCTGATGTCGTACGCATCCCGCTACGGCCACTTCATCGGCGGCGAGTACGTCGAGCCCGCCCTCGGCCGCTACTTCGACGACCCCTCCCCCGTCAACGGGCAGCCCTTCACCGAGGTCGCGCGCGGCGGCGCCGAGGACGTGGAGCGGGCGCTGGACGCGGCCCACGCGGCCGCGCCCGCCTGGGGGCGCACCTCCATCACCGAGCGGTCGACGATCCTGCTGCGGATCGCGGACCGGATGGAGCAGAACCTGGAGTCCCTCGCCCTCGCCGAGAGCTGGGAGAACGGCAAGCCGATCCGCGAGACGCTGGCCGCCGACATCCCCCTCGCGATCGACCAGTTCCGCTACTTCGCGGGGGCGCTGCGCGCGCAGGAGGGGGCGCTCAGCCAGATCGACGAGGACACGGTCGCCTACCACTTCCACGAGCCGCTGGGCGTGGTCGGCCAGATCATCCCGTGGAACTTCCCGATCCTGATGGCGGTGTGGAAGCTGGCCCCGGCGCTGGCGGCCGGGAACACGGTGGTGCTGAAGCCGGCCGAACAGACGCCGGCGTCGGTCCACTACTGGCTGAGCCTGGTGTCCGACCTGCTGCCGGCGGGCGTGGTGAACATCGTCAACGGCTTCGGCGAGGAGGCCGGCAAGCCGCTCGCGTCCAGCCCGCGCGTGGCGAAGATCGCGTTCACCGGGGAGACCGCGACGGGGCGGCTGATCATGCGGTACGCGGCCGAGCACCTGAAGCCGGTGACCCTGGAACTCGGCGGCAAGAGCCCCAACCTCTTCTTCGACGACATCTGGTCGACGGACGACGACCTGCGCGACAAGGCCCTGGAGGGCTTCGCCATGTTCGCGCTCAATCAGGGCGAGGTGTGCACGAGCCCGTCGCGGGCCCTGATCGAGCGGGGCCGGTACGGGGACTTCCTCGATGCGGCCGTGGCCCGCACCGAACTGATCGTGCCGGGGCACCCCTTGGACACGGACACGATGATCGGCGCGCAGGCCTCGGAGGAGCAGCTGAAGAAGGTCCTGTCGTACGTGGAGATCGGCCAGCAGGAGGGCGCGAAGATCCTCACGGGCGGCGGCCTCATCGACCACGGCGGCGACCTGGCCGGCGGCTACTACGTCCAGCCGACCATCTTCGAGGGCGACAACCGCATGCGGATCTTCCAGGAGGAGATCTTCGGCCCGGTGGTGTCGGTGACCTCCTTCCAGGACTTCGACGACGCCGTGCGGATCGCCAACGACACGGCGTACGGCCTGGGCGCGGGCGTCTGGACCCGCGACATCAACACGGCCTACCGCGCGGGCCGCGCGATCCAGGCGGGCCGGGTCTGGACGAACTGCTACCACGCCTACCCGGCGCACGCTGCCTTCGGCGGCTACAAGCAGTCCGGCATCGGACGCGAAACCCACAAGATGATGCTGGAGCACTACCAGCAGACGAAGAACCTCCTGGTCTCGTACTCGCCCAAGCGCCTCGGGCTCTTCTAA
- a CDS encoding helix-turn-helix domain-containing protein: MDDPSVALPGGADPAARTRELRRAHAAFTRDGRVEAPVRAVIARSWRRCARARLSPECAPRVELAEAELRSYREEHPLARAMPLFRDLVGAFAAHGAHLLAVCDARGSLLWVEGEPATLRRAERLGFVPGARWAETAMGTNAPGTAVAVGEPVQVFGAEHFSRRVHPWTCAAAPVRDPRTGSVLGAVDITGGDGLAHPHSLAFVQAVARAAEAQLTLLAPGPPAAGNTLSALGRDHALLVASGRRVRLGRRHSEIMALLAHHPEGLSGEELAIALYEDESVSPVTLRAEISRLRTLLGPAAPLSRPYRAAGPLAADFTALTRQLAAGAVSAALHHYPGPLLPASTAPGIVRLRRRIEDQARAAVIARADAGLLTDWVCSPWGADDPEAWRALAAALPPADRSAALARVRALDRELGARGDGAAAAPHRGRRATYPQPARS, from the coding sequence ATGGACGATCCGTCGGTGGCACTGCCGGGCGGAGCCGATCCGGCGGCGCGCACGCGCGAACTGCGGCGGGCGCACGCCGCGTTCACGCGGGACGGCCGGGTCGAGGCGCCGGTCCGGGCGGTCATCGCGCGGTCCTGGCGCCGGTGCGCGCGGGCCCGGCTCAGCCCGGAGTGCGCACCCCGGGTGGAGCTTGCGGAGGCGGAGCTGCGGTCGTACCGCGAGGAGCACCCGCTGGCCCGGGCGATGCCGCTGTTCCGGGACCTCGTCGGGGCGTTCGCCGCGCACGGGGCGCATCTGCTGGCGGTGTGCGACGCGCGGGGCAGCCTGCTGTGGGTGGAGGGCGAACCGGCAACGCTGCGGCGGGCGGAGCGGCTCGGTTTCGTGCCGGGTGCGCGCTGGGCGGAGACGGCGATGGGCACCAATGCGCCCGGTACGGCGGTCGCGGTGGGCGAGCCGGTACAGGTCTTCGGGGCCGAGCACTTCAGCCGCCGGGTGCACCCGTGGACCTGCGCGGCGGCCCCGGTGCGGGATCCGCGGACGGGCAGCGTGCTGGGCGCGGTGGACATCACCGGCGGCGACGGCCTCGCCCACCCCCACTCCCTCGCCTTCGTGCAGGCGGTCGCCCGGGCGGCGGAGGCCCAGCTGACGTTGCTCGCCCCCGGCCCGCCGGCCGCCGGGAACACCTTGTCGGCCCTCGGCCGGGACCATGCGCTGCTGGTCGCGAGCGGGCGCAGGGTACGGCTCGGCCGGCGGCACAGCGAGATCATGGCCCTGCTCGCGCACCATCCCGAGGGCTTGTCGGGCGAGGAGCTGGCGATCGCCCTGTACGAGGACGAGTCGGTGTCACCGGTGACGTTGCGCGCCGAGATATCCCGGCTGCGCACGCTGCTCGGCCCCGCGGCGCCGCTCTCGCGCCCCTACCGCGCGGCCGGCCCGCTGGCCGCCGATTTCACCGCGCTGACCCGGCAGTTGGCCGCCGGAGCGGTCTCCGCGGCGCTCCACCACTACCCGGGGCCGCTGCTGCCCGCCTCCACGGCGCCCGGCATCGTGCGGCTGCGCCGCCGGATCGAGGACCAGGCTCGGGCCGCCGTGATCGCCCGGGCCGATGCCGGGCTGCTGACCGACTGGGTGTGCAGCCCGTGGGGCGCGGACGACCCGGAGGCGTGGCGGGCGCTGGCGGCGGCGCTGCCGCCCGCGGACCGGTCGGCCGCGCTGGCCCGCGTACGCGCCCTGGACCGTGAGCTCGGTGCGCGGGGGGACGGCGCGGCGGCGGCGCCGCATCGCGGGCGGCGTGCAACGTATCCGCAACCTGCCCGCTCCTAG
- a CDS encoding SWF or SNF family helicase, with protein MDTHDPHGKHHKHEKRGQHGQHGQHEKHEKTFPALPPAPGRAFARTWWGHAWLRALEDSALDGEQVRQGRRYARSGAVGAVSVRPGRLTAVVRDRDGTAHRTDVLVQEFTEAEWDRLLGLAAAESGYIAALLDREVPPELAEDAAAAGVELLPGIGDLDPRCDCGEWDHCPHTAALCYQGARLLDQDPFVLLLLRGRGERDLVGELEERSTAGAQAPPVPPADAGVPAAQAYAARPLPPLPPQPRLPDAPGQPPTLDTEGEAEPELDVDAVEFLAQAAATEAFRLLAEAVAPGHADRTAPAPLTVAEDAVRLTAEADDFRVRSRLTAATGRSRADMELAVRAWGFGAAPGLAALEDDWTPDRTTLARARAALAAAWADEEAPVLRRVRARWTEAGSGRQLRLGREGRWWPYRREGDRWIPAGPAAPDPASALEARPAG; from the coding sequence ATGGACACCCACGACCCGCACGGCAAACACCACAAGCACGAGAAGCGCGGGCAGCACGGGCAGCACGGGCAGCACGAGAAGCACGAGAAGACGTTCCCGGCGCTCCCGCCCGCCCCCGGCCGCGCCTTCGCCCGCACCTGGTGGGGCCACGCCTGGCTGCGCGCCCTGGAGGACAGCGCACTGGACGGGGAACAGGTCAGGCAGGGCCGCCGGTACGCGCGCTCGGGTGCGGTGGGCGCGGTCTCGGTGCGCCCCGGCCGGCTCACCGCGGTGGTGCGCGACCGGGACGGCACGGCGCACCGGACGGACGTACTGGTGCAGGAGTTCACGGAAGCGGAATGGGACCGGCTGCTGGGTCTGGCGGCCGCGGAGTCGGGGTACATCGCGGCGCTGCTGGACCGGGAGGTGCCGCCGGAGCTGGCCGAGGACGCAGCGGCCGCCGGGGTGGAACTGCTGCCCGGCATCGGGGACCTGGATCCGCGCTGCGACTGCGGCGAGTGGGACCACTGCCCGCACACGGCCGCGCTCTGCTACCAGGGGGCCCGGCTGCTGGACCAGGACCCCTTCGTGCTGCTGCTCCTGCGCGGGCGCGGCGAGCGCGACCTGGTGGGCGAACTGGAGGAGCGCAGCACGGCGGGCGCGCAGGCCCCGCCGGTGCCACCCGCCGACGCCGGTGTCCCGGCGGCGCAGGCGTACGCGGCGCGCCCGCTGCCGCCGCTGCCACCGCAGCCGCGGCTGCCGGACGCGCCGGGGCAGCCGCCGACGCTGGACACCGAGGGCGAGGCGGAACCGGAACTCGATGTGGACGCGGTGGAGTTCCTGGCGCAGGCGGCCGCGACCGAGGCGTTCCGGCTGCTGGCGGAGGCGGTGGCTCCGGGCCACGCCGACCGCACCGCGCCGGCCCCGCTCACGGTTGCCGAAGACGCCGTACGACTCACGGCCGAGGCCGATGACTTCCGGGTCCGCTCCCGCCTGACCGCGGCTACCGGACGCAGCCGGGCGGACATGGAACTGGCCGTACGCGCCTGGGGCTTCGGTGCGGCCCCGGGCCTGGCGGCGCTGGAGGACGACTGGACGCCGGACCGGACGACGCTGGCCCGTGCCCGGGCGGCCCTGGCCGCGGCCTGGGCGGACGAGGAGGCTCCGGTGCTCCGCCGGGTCCGCGCCCGCTGGACGGAGGCGGGCTCCGGCCGCCAGCTCCGGCTGGGCCGGGAAGGGCGCTGGTGGCCGTACCGCCGCGAGGGGGACCGGTGGATCCCGGCGGGCCCGGCGGCGCCGGACCCGGCCTCGGCGCTGGAGGCCCGTCCCGCCGGGTGA
- a CDS encoding DEAD/DEAH box helicase, whose translation MRSEISGLLHRSAVFLPGEPARTGRIALWPVDGEFLDAARAGAEAGAGTGTGSVEEVTVVTPDLRRTPVTALVLPVAEALPLLTRARAAAAAAEAEADTGGSGPSGAVFWGAAALLALRFAAHGRLLPGLSPAGHDAWRIGPLEAADLDEVRELAATMPPGAHCVPLDVDGPPRLPTPEPLLRAFLDAVADTLPRSPAAAEAAGGPAFAARPPRLHPDLRDWAAKVAAGHDAGVRISLRIELDPTLDQALDQGSGRTSGQGSDHGHRPGPDHGPGPGRTPDEAPGQAPAGGAPSFRAVLQMHSLGDSALVADAADVWAGSGAAAAAFPPGARLDALRALRRAARLWPPIAPLLGAAVPDSVELADEEVTELLGEAAAALAADGVQVHWPRGLARSLSTRAVVGSPDTAGPGLPSGLLSPGALLSFSWRHALGGQGDLTRAELDRLAEAKRPLVRLRDQWVLIDPAEARRARARQDLDVAAADALAAVLTGSAEIGGKRVDVEATGAVERLRAQLTGDLRAADAQASDDLAAPPELRATLRDYQLRGLRWLARMTSLGLGACLADDMGLGKTVTLIALHLHRNRQDPATAGPTLVVCPASLLGNWQREIERFAPGTPVCRFHGPGRSLAGLTGSAGGFVLTTYGTMRVDAPELAVIGWGMVVADEAQHVKNPHSSTAKALRTLPARARVALTGTPVENNLSELWAVLDWTTPGLLGRLGTFRSRYAEPVESGRDPQAAARLSALVRPFLLRRKKSDPGIAPELPPKTETDHTVALSREQTALYEAVVRETLAAISEADGMERRGLVVKLLTSLKQICNHPAQFLGEHGPGEHGNRGTAGGTRSGKLELLDELLDTILAEGGAVLVFTQYVAMARILEKHLAGRGIASQLLHGGTPVPRREELVDRFQAGEVPVFLLSLKAAGTGLNLTRAGHVVHFDRWWNPAVEEQATDRAYRIGQTQPVQVHRIIAEGTVEDRIARLLERKRALADAVLAGCEGALTELTDAELAELVALRAPQGE comes from the coding sequence GTGCGCTCCGAGATCTCCGGCCTCCTCCACCGCTCCGCCGTCTTCCTCCCCGGCGAGCCGGCCCGCACCGGCCGGATCGCCCTCTGGCCGGTGGACGGGGAGTTCCTCGACGCCGCCCGCGCCGGTGCTGAGGCCGGTGCCGGCACCGGCACCGGCAGCGTCGAGGAGGTCACGGTCGTCACCCCCGACCTGCGCCGGACCCCCGTGACCGCGCTCGTGCTGCCGGTGGCCGAGGCCCTGCCCCTGCTCACGCGCGCCCGCGCCGCTGCGGCGGCAGCCGAGGCGGAGGCCGACACCGGCGGCTCCGGCCCCTCCGGCGCGGTGTTCTGGGGCGCCGCCGCGCTGCTGGCCCTGCGGTTCGCCGCCCACGGCCGGCTCCTGCCCGGGCTGAGCCCCGCCGGCCACGACGCCTGGCGAATCGGCCCGCTGGAGGCCGCCGACCTCGACGAGGTCCGGGAACTGGCCGCCACCATGCCGCCCGGCGCCCACTGCGTCCCGCTGGACGTGGACGGGCCGCCCCGGCTGCCCACCCCGGAGCCGCTGCTCCGCGCCTTCCTCGATGCCGTCGCCGACACCCTGCCCCGCTCCCCCGCCGCTGCCGAGGCCGCCGGCGGGCCCGCCTTCGCAGCCCGGCCGCCCCGGCTCCACCCCGACCTGCGCGACTGGGCGGCCAAGGTGGCAGCCGGCCACGACGCCGGAGTACGGATCTCCCTGCGGATCGAGCTCGACCCGACCCTCGACCAGGCCCTCGACCAGGGCAGTGGCAGAACGTCTGGCCAAGGCTCCGACCACGGCCACCGTCCCGGCCCCGACCACGGCCCCGGCCCCGGCCGAACCCCCGACGAAGCTCCCGGCCAGGCCCCCGCCGGCGGCGCGCCCTCCTTCCGCGCCGTCCTCCAGATGCACAGCCTGGGCGACTCCGCCCTGGTCGCCGATGCCGCCGACGTCTGGGCCGGATCCGGAGCCGCCGCGGCCGCCTTCCCGCCCGGCGCCAGGCTGGACGCCCTCCGCGCCCTGCGCCGCGCCGCCCGGCTGTGGCCCCCGATCGCCCCGCTGCTGGGAGCGGCCGTCCCGGACTCCGTCGAGCTCGCCGACGAGGAGGTCACCGAGCTGCTCGGCGAAGCCGCCGCCGCGCTGGCCGCCGACGGGGTCCAGGTGCACTGGCCGCGCGGACTCGCCCGCAGCCTGAGCACCCGCGCCGTCGTGGGCTCCCCCGACACCGCGGGGCCCGGCCTCCCCTCCGGTCTGCTCTCCCCCGGCGCCCTGCTCTCCTTCAGCTGGCGCCACGCCCTCGGCGGCCAGGGCGACCTCACCCGCGCCGAGCTCGACCGCCTGGCCGAGGCGAAGCGGCCCCTGGTCCGGCTGCGCGACCAGTGGGTCCTGATCGACCCGGCCGAGGCCCGCCGGGCCCGCGCCCGCCAAGACCTCGACGTGGCGGCCGCGGACGCACTGGCCGCCGTACTCACCGGGTCGGCGGAAATCGGCGGCAAGCGCGTCGACGTAGAGGCCACTGGTGCGGTGGAGCGGCTACGGGCACAACTCACCGGCGACCTGCGGGCCGCTGATGCGCAGGCGTCCGACGACCTCGCCGCACCGCCCGAGCTGCGGGCCACCCTGCGCGACTACCAGCTGCGCGGCCTGCGCTGGCTGGCCCGGATGACCTCGCTCGGCCTCGGCGCCTGCCTCGCCGACGACATGGGCCTCGGCAAGACCGTCACCCTCATCGCACTCCACCTGCACCGCAACCGGCAGGACCCCGCCACCGCCGGGCCCACCCTCGTGGTGTGCCCGGCCTCGTTGCTGGGCAACTGGCAGCGGGAGATCGAGAGATTCGCGCCCGGCACCCCCGTATGCCGCTTCCACGGTCCCGGCCGCAGCCTCGCGGGCCTCACCGGTTCCGCCGGGGGCTTCGTGCTCACCACGTACGGCACGATGCGCGTGGACGCGCCCGAACTCGCCGTCATCGGCTGGGGCATGGTCGTGGCCGACGAGGCCCAGCACGTCAAGAACCCGCATTCCTCGACCGCCAAGGCCCTGCGCACCCTCCCGGCCCGGGCGCGCGTGGCCCTGACCGGCACCCCCGTCGAGAACAACCTCTCCGAACTGTGGGCCGTCCTCGACTGGACCACACCCGGGCTCCTCGGCCGCCTCGGCACCTTCCGCTCCCGTTACGCCGAACCCGTCGAGAGCGGCCGCGACCCGCAGGCGGCGGCCCGGCTGTCCGCGCTCGTACGGCCGTTCCTGCTGCGGCGCAAGAAGTCCGACCCCGGCATCGCGCCCGAGCTGCCGCCCAAGACGGAGACCGACCACACCGTCGCCCTCAGCCGCGAACAGACCGCGCTCTACGAGGCCGTCGTGCGCGAGACCCTCGCCGCGATCTCGGAGGCGGACGGGATGGAGCGGCGCGGTCTGGTGGTCAAACTGCTGACCTCCCTCAAACAGATCTGCAACCACCCGGCCCAATTCCTGGGCGAGCACGGTCCGGGGGAGCACGGCAACCGGGGAACCGCCGGCGGCACCCGCTCCGGCAAGCTGGAGCTCCTCGACGAACTCCTCGACACGATCCTGGCCGAGGGCGGCGCGGTGCTGGTCTTCACCCAGTACGTGGCGATGGCCAGGATCCTGGAGAAGCACCTCGCCGGCCGCGGGATCGCCTCGCAGCTGCTGCACGGGGGGACTCCGGTGCCGCGCCGGGAGGAGCTCGTCGACCGTTTCCAGGCGGGCGAGGTCCCCGTCTTCCTGCTGTCCCTGAAGGCGGCGGGCACGGGCCTGAACCTCACCCGAGCCGGCCACGTCGTCCACTTCGACCGCTGGTGGAACCCGGCCGTCGAGGAACAGGCCACCGACCGCGCCTACCGCATCGGCCAGACCCAGCCCGTACAGGTCCACCGGATCATCGCCGAAGGCACCGTGGAGGACCGCATCGCCCGGCTCCTGGAGCGCAAACGCGCGCTGGCCGACGCCGTGCTCGCGGGCTGCGAGGGCGCGCTGACCGAACTGACCGATGCCGAACTGGCCGAACTCGTGGCGCTCCGCGCGCCCCAAGGGGAGTGA
- a CDS encoding polyprenyl synthetase family protein: protein MSYLDLHREVSQDIDAEIETALERLGPLAGTTRNTVAKLLEQRKLRHPLSVLPLLAHAIETGNPGPAIPLSAVHLLWWTSACYLDDLADADGVSISGELTDNEALLASVITGNALPIQIILSQELPEAARSALITELLHGWINGVDGQIDDMRGDICSASRKSVIETYRGKSGAPFGMITAMAAIFSGTTAEKVELWREFGYVFGILWQIFNDQEDILSGRDEDLLNGTVTYLLASVIEDASPASREHMLGLCTAAGRSIPARAELASLLRTPTALDRYRAEIDGFRAEAYRILDELGGDETYLQVLRHLVDHASQMLLEADLAPAAASDAA from the coding sequence ATGTCGTACCTGGACCTGCACCGGGAAGTCTCGCAGGACATCGATGCGGAGATCGAAACCGCTCTGGAGCGGCTCGGTCCGCTGGCGGGCACCACGCGGAACACAGTCGCCAAGCTCTTGGAGCAAAGGAAACTGAGACATCCCCTCTCGGTGCTGCCCCTGCTCGCACACGCCATAGAGACGGGAAATCCGGGGCCGGCCATTCCACTATCCGCTGTGCACCTGCTGTGGTGGACCTCGGCCTGCTATCTCGACGACCTGGCCGACGCCGACGGCGTGTCCATCTCCGGCGAGCTCACCGACAACGAGGCCCTGCTCGCCTCCGTCATCACGGGTAACGCGCTCCCCATTCAGATCATCCTGTCGCAGGAGCTTCCGGAGGCGGCTCGCAGTGCGCTGATAACGGAACTCCTGCACGGGTGGATCAATGGCGTCGACGGACAGATCGACGACATGCGAGGAGACATCTGCAGCGCCTCGCGGAAATCGGTGATCGAGACGTATCGCGGCAAATCTGGCGCGCCTTTCGGAATGATCACGGCAATGGCCGCGATCTTTTCGGGTACGACCGCCGAGAAGGTGGAGCTGTGGCGCGAATTCGGCTACGTCTTCGGCATCCTGTGGCAGATTTTCAACGACCAGGAAGACATCCTTTCCGGTCGTGACGAAGACCTGCTCAACGGCACGGTGACGTATCTCCTCGCCTCCGTGATCGAGGACGCCTCTCCCGCTTCCCGCGAGCACATGCTGGGGCTGTGCACCGCCGCCGGACGCTCGATTCCGGCCAGGGCGGAACTCGCGAGCCTCCTGCGGACACCCACCGCCCTCGACCGCTACCGGGCGGAGATCGACGGATTCCGCGCCGAGGCGTACCGCATTCTGGACGAACTGGGCGGCGACGAGACCTACTTGCAGGTGCTCCGCCACCTCGTGGACCACGCGTCGCAGATGCTGCTCGAAGCGGACCTCGCGCCGGCCGCCGCGAGCGACGCCGCCTGA